tatacatatataaaacattttcCATCCgtttttctttataatatatatatatatatatatatatatttatatattgtttcacttttattcttaaaataaattcaatatattcaatataataattatatatttatatataaatatataatatatttattataataggaataaaatttatgtaATACTTTGAAGGGAACATGCAAATTACACGAGgttaaaataaaaaaatatattaatatttatatatatatataataaaaaaatatatacatataatatatacatataatatatacatataatatatacatatatatatatatatatatatatatatatatatatatatatatattataatatatatatataaatatttatattcaatgagcaatatatttatttcatatatatatttatatatatgaagatatattattttaagtatatcttttttcttataagATTTTTATGGtgaacattttttatttttatatatattatgtaatttGTATAATGACAGCGACTAGTGAAAAGAATTAATCATTAAATTtgtaaatttaaaaataaaaaaaaagaaaatataataaaataaaaaagaagagaaaaaataataaaaaaaaaaagaaaagaaataataataatatttattataataataaaaaaaaaaaaaaaaaaaagaaaaaaacaagaaagaaaaaaaaaaagaataagaGAAAAGAGAAAACACAATTATAAAAGTTAATTAAAAGAACTAATACATAATTTgggaaaatattttatttgttagAAATGTTGAACGATATAATATTGCAAGTTATTGTTGCAGCTTTTGGAGTTGCAATAGTAAATAgtgataaaataaaattccTTCAAAAATTCAGTTAgctttaaaaaaaaaaaaaaaaaactatatatatttaattctatttttatatatttatatataattcatattttcataCATTATTACCtttcattcatattatatatatatatatatatatatttatttatttatatatattgtgtttcctttttttttcatattccattttttttttacctatttttatcatttgaaaataataagtgttgtacatttaaaatacaaacctatcatatatatcatgtattgtatcatataatttttctttaaattatatgtattctaattattattacattatcataaagaattatacatatttttatgtttaatattgtttatttctatttattaaaaagaaaaaaaagtattcatgattatatatattaaattatattcttaCATATAAtctaaataaaaaaaaaaaaaaaaaaaaatactatatatatatatatatatatatatatatatatatatatatatatatttgcaataacattttaatatatatttatttttttattttattttcttctttagAATACGCtacttatatattaattttgtCTTTTCTATTATACAAGGGTATACCATGGAAAAGAGAAAATTACTATACTTATTTAAATATCACACCTAATGCTACGAAACAAGAAATACAGACAGCTTATAGACAAGCAGCTAAAATTTATCATCCTGTAggtttataatataataaacgttaaatgtttttaataaatgttatatatatatatatatatatatatatatatatatatatgtatatatatgtatatatattttttatcttgtcatttatttttaggATAAAAACCCTGACGAGTCTGCTAATTCatcatttataaaattaaagcAAGCTTATGATGTTTTAACTGATGATGTAAGAAGAAGTAATTATAATAGATTTGGGGATTACAAAAATGGTATGAACTAGCTAAAAgtccatattttttttttttttttttttttttccttaatTTCACCTGAACAGGTCAtctaaatttttatttattaattaatttttattttatattattttatatttaattatagGAGAAATAGATGACAACACAGCGACGTTATTAATTTGTCTTTCTTTAGTTCAACACACaatgttttttattatagGATATTTTCTATCATAtccaaaaaaattagaatTTTCAAGACAAGtatgaaattataaaaatataaaggattgtatatatgtatacgTGGAACTGTGTGcgaataataaatattaacaatatataaaaataaataaatatatatatatatatatatatatatttatacatgtgattattttatatttatttgtcTTTTCTTCTTGTAGATTTTTTTAGTGTATAATATAGCTAGCTTTTGTTTCGAGTTGCAGTTTCGTTTTATAGAAGATGATACAACTTTTGATTGGCTTCCAGCTTTGGGATATTTATTACCctatgaaaaaataaagttCCTGAGGACTTTTTTTCCaattgtattttttatcagTATATGCGCATCAGCTTATTCATATACAGATAAAAACGCTAccttaatatttttaatgaGATCCATTTTATCTACTAATAGAATAATTGTAGAAAGATCAAATGATGTTATTGAATCAACAAATTACTTAAAAAAGAATGGTGAAAAGTTAGTTACCAAATTACAGCAAATAAGGAAGGGTGAGGCCTCTAGtctattaaatttaaaagatgATGAGAACCTTgataaagaatatttagAAAATGGAGATAAGAAAAATGCAACTGTCGATTCAAAATTGTTAAGTAACGTAAAAGAATTTGCATTAACCCTAGATTCACAACAAATAAGTTTACTAGAAAAATGTTTTgatttaatgaaaaataaagatgcaaatgaaaaaaataaaaagaaatctTGGTTTGAGTTTTTCTCTATACAAGTTATATTCGGAgttatatttgtttatatatggTTAACATCTAAATAAAGGAATAAAACTTAGAACACAATTTTATTTCAGTATAacataaatgtatatatatatatatatatatatatatatatatgttttattcCCTTAATTAACtactttattatatctccatcaaaagaaaaaaaaaaaaataaaaccaagtttaaataaaaatcaCTTCAAGGATATGTgattatgatatataagAATCTTTTTACagaatttatttttgatatttatatatttaaaataaaattttttttaagtatatatatatatatatatgtatttttatatatatatatatatttatgttaatatatatatatattttttttttaatgtaaTCACAAGTAGTATCATTAATTATATCTTATGAGGATATTATAACCCccaaaaaataatgaaaacaattattccttttttttttttttttaaatcgtttttttttgaacAAAAGGAATGTTgtacataaaaaatgaaaaattataaccataaaaataaaaaaaaataaaaaaaaaagagaaaaagaataaaaaaacattatttgtatataaaactatttattttattattttttttgaatatttcaataatataatgctctattgttattaattttaatatattttctttgcattattatttattttattcttatatgtttatttatttatttatttatttattatttttgttttttttttcttgtcattattatatatatataattatgtataaaatgtctaaaaaaaataaaaataataagaaaaaatatagagtttagattcattttttttttttttttttttttttttttttttttttatatttttttttaaaataagtttttttaaaaagttattttttttttttttttattattaaaataaagaatattatattttNNNNNNNNNNNNNNNNNNNNNNNNNNNNNNNNNNNNNNNNNNNNNNNNNNNNNNNNNNNNNNNNNNNNNNNNNNNNNNNNNNNNNNNNNNNNNNNNNNNNNNNNNNNNNNNNNNNNNNNNNNNNNNNNNNNNNNNNNNNNNNNNNNNNNNNNNNNNNNNNNNNNNNNNNNNNNNNNNNNNNNNNNNNNNNNNNNNNNNNttttttttttttttttttttttaattttttttttaattttttaaaaaatttaaaatatttaaaaaaaatatttaattttttttttttttttttttttttttttttttttttttttttattcataatgtttattaaaataagtttttttaaaaagtaatttttttttttttttaattataaaaataggGATCATTAAATTGATTTAATGGAACtacttaaatatatttacaattgtgtatgtaaattataaaaatgttacaaaatatatcttatttTGTAAGAATTAATTAAgggttttttttttattttttttatttttttttatttttttttatttctatagCATACgcaaataatatatttttgaaaaacATGTCTgaatatatgataataaagTTATGTTCTggtatatttttgtaaatttatttttattaaaggataaaatgaataaaataaaaaaaatatatatttaggATATATCAGACTTATTTCGTATTACAAACATTACTGtcattattgttttttattttatattttttaatgtttgtgtgttttatttttattttaattttaatttttttgcGTGTGTATGTTGTGTTATCCGAATGAATAGGTTCCACTTGTACTGAATGAATAAACGCTAGTTAGTGGCTCTGGTTTTggtaaattattttttatttcatcaCTTAAACATTTAATTGCATTATTTAGtacattatcattataatatattttttgtgtaTTACAATAATTATGTGCATAACTTTGATATGGGACTACATAAAATGATGAAGCATgttcattataatttttataacattcataattaatatctttaagatatataacttcattactatttttaagttgttcatttttttgCAATAAGGATTTAGATAAATTTAAAGcatagatatataaaatcTTATCATCTCTAGTTATTTCCATGGAGTTAATATAACCACATAAAGCAACATTTCGAAATTTACCAAATAATTTTCCTATTCTTGAATATAACATGAATCTATGAAATAATCTTTTCCCACTTAATAACTCAAATAAATCATCACAAAAATGATTAcaatttttgtatataaaattatatgtgtTAGGTCTGTATATTTTACCAAGTACATTTAATATCTCAGTAAATTGTATATAGGTTAATTTTACATCTGACAATTCATAACTTTTGCAATATTGACCTATACTAGATTTTTTGGGTTTGCATGTTATTATACCATCCATTGAGAAGGTATATTCATTACCAAAAACTTCAATGccttaaaaaaatatatata
Above is a genomic segment from Plasmodium reichenowi strain SY57 chromosome 9, whole genome shotgun sequence containing:
- a CDS encoding DnaJ protein, putative, with product MLNDIILQVIVAAFGVAIVNSDKIKFLQKFKYATYILILSFLLYKGIPWKRENYYTYLNITPNATKQEIQTAYRQAAKIYHPDKNPDESANSSFIKLKQAYDVLTDDVRRSNYNRFGDYKNGEIDDNTATLLICLSLVQHTMFFIIGYFLSYPKKLEFSRQIFLVYNIASFCFELQFRFIEDDTTFDWLPALGYLLPYEKIKFLRTFFPIVFFISICASAYSYTDKNATLIFLMRSILSTNRIIVERSNDVIESTNYLKKNGEKLVTKLQQIRKGEASSLLNLKDDENLDKEYLENGDKKNATVDSKLLSNVKEFALTLDSQQISLLEKCFDLMKNKDANEKNKKKSWFEFFSIQVIFGVIFVYIWLTSK
- a CDS encoding PPPDE peptidase, putative — encoded protein: MNIFLHTYTLDVPFFLKNVRHTGIEVFGNEYTFSMDGIITCKPKKSSIGQYCKSYELSDVKLTYIQFTEILNVLGKIYRPNTYNFIYKNCNHFCDDLFELLSGKRLFHRFMLYSRIGKLFGKFRNVALCGYINSMEITRDDKILYIYALNLSKSLLQKNEQLKNSNEVIYLKDINYECYKNYNEHASSFYVVPYQSYAHNYCNTQKIYYNDNVLNNAIKCLSDEIKNNLPKPEPLTSVYSFSTSGTYSFG